A window of Helicobacter pylori genomic DNA:
TTTTATTAATATCAATCCCTATCTTATCCCTTTCATTCAACACTTTAGAAGTCAAACTTTTAATCAAGTCATTCTTTTGGGTGTTGTATAGAGAAATCTCAGCGCTCCTTTCAGGGTTTTTCTTGTAAGTTTCAATGACTTGATTGAGTTGGTTGATTTGATTGAAAATCAAAAACAAATCCACCGCATCTGTCTCGTGCTCTTCGGCCCTCAAAGGATTCAAAAACAATGATAATACCAATACCCACCACAATAATAAACGCATGCAAAAACCCCACTAAAAACAAGATAAAATTCCTCTCATTATTCTTTTCAATTATACCAAAATTTAGAAACGCTTTTACCCCCTAAAACCATAATCCAAAAAACGCTTTTTATCTCTAATTCTAGCCCTAAGGATTAGATCTTATCCTAAATGTTTGCAAGCCTTTTTTAAATGGAATTTAATGTTGTTGGTCAAGGGCTTAAAGTTTAATTTTATGGTGTGGTTTTCTCTGTTAGTGTGTTTTAGTGAACCCACCCCTTTCTAAAGCAAGGGACTTCCTAACTAAAGCGTCCCAACGGACACTAACCAACGGACACTAACATGAAAGGCTTTGTTCTTTAAAGTCTGCATGGACATTCCCTGCCCCAAAAAGGCTAGAGGTATTTTGCTGTCTTTTAGTTTAAATATAGTCTAACGGCTATGCACTTGCATCTTGCAACTTTAAAGTGCAGAGTTTTTCGTGCTGTTTTAATAAAGGCTCTTTTTAGATCGCTGTATCATTATAGCTTTGAGTATTTTTAAATTTTACGATTAAAACCCAATGAAAACAAAGCCTTGATTTTAAAACACTCTTGCTTGATTCATCTTTTTATAGTAGGATTTCAAGGATAGGTCGTAGTCAAAAAGCTTTCCCTGTCCGGTGCAATAAAGTCACGGATAATGTGCATATCTTTTATTCTTGTGCGTTTCTCATTTTTAAATTCTCATAATCGCTTTTGTTAATGTTCTTCGTGTAAGATTTAAATGGTGAGTTTAGAGAGTTCCAACCCTATCTCTTGTAATTGGGCTATAGGGCGAAAATGGTGGCCCGTTCTCACTTTGTATTGTCTAACTAATCGTTTTTAAAACGCTTTTAGGCTTCAAAAGGCTTAAAAAATATTAAAAGGGATTTATCATCAATCTTTGGAAGAAAAAACCATAAAAACATAGTATCCTATGCCTACAAGAAAAACAAGAATTAAAAAAATGAGCAATCCCCACTCTAAAGAATCCATAATTCCTCTTTAAAGAATGTTAAAAGTGGTGCGCTTGGCAGGACTCGAACCTGCGACCTACGGCTTAGAAGGCTGTTGCTCTATCCAGCTGAGCTACAAGCGCATGATACTAGCGTTAGGTGGTACGCCCGAAGGGAGTCGAACCCCTAACCCCCAGATCCGAAGTCTGGTGCTCTATCCAATTGAGCTACGAACGCTTACAATTCAAATAAAGAAACGACTAATATAAACTTGGCAAAACACTTATTTAATAAGATGGGGTGGAAGATGGGAATTGAACCCACGACCCTCAGGACCACAATCTGATGCTCTAACCAACTGAGCTACTCCCACCATTGAAAGGAAGCGATATTTTACCAAAGAATTTTAAACAGAACAACAAATTATGTAAAAAAGTGGTCGGGGCGAAAGGATTCGAACCTTCGACCCCTTGGTCCCAAACCAAGTGCGCTAACCAGACTGCGCTACGCCCCGAAATTTTCACATGAAGCGTTATTATAACTAAATTTTTTGATTTTTGAGCGTAATTTTTCAAAAATGCCGCTAAAACCAAAAACAACGCTCAAAAAATAATCCAACTCCCCCACCCTTTTAAAAAGCCACCATTCAAAAGCGGCTCTAAATGTTTTTAAGCTTTTTCTTAAAAACTACTTTCGTTTTTTCATTTCACTAGAAACTTTTTCATAGTGATCCATGTGTTTTTTGCTTAACTCTTTGGTGATATGCACCATCACTTTGTGGTAGGCTTGATTCATGATTTTTCTAATGGCTTGATCATGATCGGTTTCTTTAATCCTATGCACAAAAGTTTTGGGGACAAAACCTCCAGAATTGGTGCGTCGCAACTCCACCCTTTCAATCACAGCCTTAATCTTTGAAACATCAATAACAAAGCTATGGATAATATCTTCACTTTTGGGTTCAACGAAATTCAATTTCAAAGACCCTGAAGACATGTCTATCACTCTTTCTTCACTAAGTGCATCGCTTTCTTCTACAATATCTTCCAAGATAGCCACATTCCCATCCATGTTCAAAACGAGCAACGCTTTTTCTTTAATGTCTTGAGGGATTTCGCTAGCATCTTTATACTGCGAAACGCTATAGCCCTTCCTCTCTAAGAAACTACTCAATTGGAGGAATAAAGACTTCTCAAACTCTTTTTGATAATTTTCAGGGATAACCTTATTGGCCTCTATCTTAGGATCAATTAAGACAACTAGATGGTTATTTTTAGGCTCTTGCTTGCCTTTAATAGGATAGTGGAAATGCAAATCCACAGACTCGCCCATATTGTTGTGCTGTTGCTTTGCGGGCATTCCATCAGCTAGAGCCGTATAAAACGCCCCACTCACTAATAACGATCCTAAAACTACTGCTAAACTACCTTTTTTCATTAACTTCCTTTCTTTTTTAAAATCAAATTCTAATCTTACCCAAAAAATCCCACTTTTAGCGCTATTTTTAAGATAATCATTCCCATTCAATCGTTCCTGGTGGTTTAGAGGTAATATCATACACCACCCTATTGATTCCGCTCACTTCATTAGTGATGCGGTTAGAAACTTTTTCTAAAAAAGAATGCTCTAAAAATGAAAAGCTCGCCGTCATGCCATCGCTCGCATTCACCGCTCTTAAGCAAATGGCGTTTTCATAAGTGCGATTATCCCCCATCACCCCCACAGAATGGACATTCAATAGCACGCAAAAGGCTTGCCAAACCTTGTCATACAAATTCGCTTTTTTAAGCTCTTCTATAAAAATAAAATCCGCCTCTTGCAAGCGTTTGATTTTACTCTCGCTAACCTCGCCTAAAATCCTTACCGCAAGTCCAGGCCCAGGGAAAGGGTGGCGCATTAAAAAATCTTGGCTAACGCCTAGTTCTTTACCTAACGATCGCACCTCATCTTTAAACAACTCCCTTAAAGGCTCTATGAGTTTAAAGTCCATCCATTCAGGCAGTCCGCCCACATTATGGTGGGTTTTTATCACTTTTGAAGGCCCTTTAACGCTCACGGATTCAATCACATCAGGGTATAAAGTGCCTTGGGCTAAAAATTCAATTTTGCCTTTCAAATGGTGCTTTTTGGCTTCTTTTTCAAACGCTTCAATAAAAGTCTCGCCGATGATTTTCCGCTTCAATTCAGGCTCGCTCACGCCCTTTAATTTAGACAAAAAGATTTCTTTAGCGTCTATGGTGTTTAAAGGGATTTGCAAATCCTTAAACATCGCTTGGACTCTTTCTTTTTCATTTTTACGCAACAAGCCATGATCCACAAAAACAGCGATCAGATTATCCTTAATGGCTCTGTGTAATAGCGTAGCGACCACCGTAGAATCCACGCCCCCACTCACCGCACACAAAACCTTAGCGTTAGAAATTTTTTCTTTCAATCGTGCGATCTCTTTTTGAGCGAAATGTTGCATCCCCCAAGTTTTTTCGCAACCGCAAACCAAAAGGGCGAAATTTTCTAAAATCTTCCCCCCCTCTTCGCTTTGAATGACTTCTGGGTGGAATTGCAAGCCAAAAACCTTTGCGCTTTCAATCGCGCAATGGGGCGAATTAGGGCTTTTTGCAATGGTAGTGAAACCTTTTGGCAATGTTATGACCTTATCCATATGGCTCATCCACACAAGGCTTTTTGCTTTCACGCCTTTAAAAATCACAGAATCGTGAATGATCTCTAAAGTAGCCTTGCCAAATTCTTGCTCATTTGCAGCGGCCACTACCCCCCCAAAAAAATCCACCAAATACTGCATGCCATAGCAAATCCCTAAAATCGGTAGATTCAAATCAAAGATCTTTTCACTGGGCTTGTAAGCGTCTTTAGCGTACACGCTCGCTGGCCCCCCGCTCAAAATCAAGCCTTTAGGGGCTTTTTTTTGAATGTTTTCTGCGCTTTCAAAAAAGGGGACTATTTCAGTATAAATCCCGCTCTCTCTCAATCTTCTAGCAATCAGCTGTGTGTATTGGCTCCCAAAATCTAATACTACAATCATCTCTCATTCTTTATTTTTGTTTTTGCGTTTTATCATACTGGCTTTTATAATCCACTCTATGGCTTTCAGCCAACTCAGGCACTTTTTGGACAAACCAACGCTCCAATCTTTCTAATTTGTGCTTGTAAGAATTCCCACCTTTTGAGCAATACTGAGAATCAATCAGCGAAAAAACATAGAGCGTTTTATTTTCTTTAGATTGGAATAAAAACTCTTTATGAAAGAGCGCTTTTGCGGGCAAGCTATTCATTGAAGACTCCGATGATAAAAAAGCGTCAAACCCACAAAGTGCTTTTTTACTCAATTTGTTGCTTTTGGTGATCACAAAAACAATTTCTTCTTTCATGTCTTGTTTAAAAGCCAATGAAAGCACATTTAAAAATGGCATGCCCAAACTTTTATCCACTTTAACCTTAAAATCTTTGGACGAACCCCCCAATAACACCCCTCCAAAAAAAAGCAATCCCACACACAAGCTCGTTTGAAACACACTCATTTTTTATCATCCTTACTCATTATCAATATATCATTACAGACTGCATGACGCATTAAGAAAGTATTATAATATAAAGATTGAGAATTAGCCCACGCTTTAGTGTGGCGAGTTGTCAAATCTTTCTTAAACAAAGACGCTTTCATAGCGGTATCTGTTTTCATTCCTTTTTAAGCTCCAATGATGCTTGGGGTTGAAATGGAATGATAGGACTTGACTAATTCATACCTTCTAAGTCTTCTAATATTGACTAAAGCGGTATTGACTGAAGTCGCTTGCGTCATGCTGCTAGTAGGACGCGAAGAAGTGAGCGCGTTCACATGCCCTGCATTGCACCGTGGGTTTCTAGCTCTCATTTCTTCTGGATCATACCACGCCCCTTCTTGGATACTCAAAACCCCTTGACGGATATTCTTAGTTACAAACGCCCCTGCTAACAACCTCCCTCTAGCGTTAAACACTTCTACGATTTCACCATGCCTAATGCCTAATCTGTTAGCGTCTAGTTCGTTAATCATCACAGGCTCTCTGCCTTGAATCTTATACACATTCCTAACCCAAGTGTTATCAAGCTGTGAATTGACACGGTATTTTGGGTGTGGGGAAATTAAATGGAACGGATAAGTCTCAGCCATTTTAGAACCTAGCCACTCAGCTGGCTCAAACCAAGTAGGATGCCCTTTAAAATCAGCCAGTTTAAAATCCGCGCATTTTTGAGAAAAAATTTGAATTTTCCCACTCTCTGTATCAAGCTTGTTAGCGATAGGGTCTTGTCTGAATTTCGCATGGCGCACAAACTTTCTTGCATTTTCAGGGATTTCAAACTCCACAAAGCCATCCCTCCAAAATTGATCAAACGATTTCAAAGTAGGGCCATCGCTTTTTTCATAAAAGCCCTTAATCCATTCCATGTAACTCTTAGATTCAGTGAATCGTTGCTCTGTTTCATTGCCCCCAATACGCAAAGCAAGCTGCCTGAAAATCTCATAATCATCTTTAGATTCATAAACAGGCTCTATCACCTTACGCATGGCATAAATCACATTCTTAGAGTAACTCCCCCCAAAAGTAATATCATCCCTCTCCATAGTGCTAGTAGAAGCAAGGACAATATCAGCGAATTTTGCTGTAGGCGTCCACCAAGGCTCATGCACGATCACACAATCTAAGGTTCTTAAAGCGTTAATGAGTTCGTTTGTGTTAGCTTCATGCCCTAATAAATTCGCCCCACAACTATAGATCATTTTGATTTTAGGCAATTGGAGTTTTTTACCCATAAAGTCAATTTCTTTACCCGGATTTAAAATCGCTTCAGAAACTCTCGATGCTGGAATAGCGCTTTTTATAGGATTATCCCCTTGTGAAATCATAGGAACAATTCTCGCTCCTGAACTCGCTTGAGCGTTCCCTCCATAATGCATAGAAAAGCCAAAGCCCCCACCCGATAAGCCCACTTGACCAATCATGCTAGCCAAAACAATTAACGCCCAATCCGGTTGCTCGCCATATTGAGCTCTTTGCATGGCCCAATTACCCGCTAAAAAAGTGCGTTTAGAAACAAACAGATCCGCTAATTCTTTGATTTTTTCTGCATTCACTCCAGTGATTTGAGACGCCCATTCTAAAGTCTTAGGTATATTATCGCCCTCCCCTAGCAAATAAGGTAAAAATTTATCAAAACCATCGGTGTATTTAGCGATAAACTCTTTATCGTATTGATTGCTTGTATAAAGATAATACATCATGCCTAACATTAACGCTACATCAGTGTTAGGGCGAATGGGTATCCATTCAGCATCAAAGGCTTGAGCGGTTTCGGTATAAATAGGATCAATACTAATGAATTTAATACCAGCTCTTTTATATTTAGGGTAGTAGCTGTCATTGACATGGTTTGACACAAAATAATCAATGCGGTTGCATTTGAATAAATCCGCCCCCCACATGACATACACCTTACAATTTTTAATCATCTCTTCATGCGTGGTTTGTTGCGAATAAACTTCCATATCCCCCACAATCATAGGGTTTATCCTTGCGGCTGCACCATTGCTATACCCCCCATCAGTGTCAATAACCCCCCCTAAAGCCATGTTAAAAAAACGCCTCGCTAAATGATTGCAACGATGCAAGCTACCCGCATGCCCCCAGCCACCATAACTAGCGTTATAGATATTTTCTTTAGGGATTTCTTTAAGCTTTTTAGCCACTAATTCCAAAGCCACATCCCAACTCACGCGCACAAATTCTTCCCTCCCGCGCAATTCTTTATGGTTTTTTTTGTTTTCTAAGAAACTCTTACGCACACAAGGATACTTCACTCTGCTATCTGAATACACCCTATCTGCCATCGCTTTTAACATCATGGTAGGGTTATAATCGCTCTTTTGGGGGACAATATCCTTAATCACTCCATTTTGAACCTTTGCAATAAAAGGGCCAAAATGCGTTGCATGCGGAATGGATTCCACTTTTTCAAAAACACCAACAGCTTTTAAAGGATTAGCGCTAGCTAGCGCGACTGGGACTCCTTTTAGGATACTTCTGCGTGAAATGGACATGATTCTCCTTCAAGCTTGCATTCTGTCAAAACGCCTAAAATTCTAACATGTATTCATTGAAAATTATCGTTAATAAAATCTCATGGCTAATATTGATTTACTACTTTTTATTCACGCTGCTCATGTCAGCGACTTTCCCCCACATCAAGCGGTATTTCCTTTTCATAAATTCAATTTCTTCCCTGGCTTTATTGAGTTCATCTCGCATGACATCAATAGTCTTTTTATCTTCTTCATAGACTTCTTGCATAGAGATTAGAGCGTCTTTTAAAAACATGTTTTCATTTTTAAAGGCTGAAATCGTTTCATCTTTAGCGCTAATGACTTTATCATGCAAATTTAAAATCGTGTTAATGGTCTTTTCTACAAACACAGGCTCTAAAGAACGCCCGTTCATGTCCATAGAAATCAAATTGTTTTCCACTTTTTTAATCAAAGCGTTTGTCCCGCTGCTCGCATCAATCAAAAGCTTGTTGTTGCTGATTTTGCTTTTAATTTTGCCAATATTCACTAGCTCTAAGATCCTTTCTTTAGGAAGCCCTGAAAGATGGCTAAACTCCTCTAATTCAAGCCACGCTAAAGCGCTCAAATCTTCTAAAACCACCGGCTCTTGAGACTCTTTTTCTTTAATTTCTATCTCTTGCTTATTTTGTTGTGCCGCTTGCGCTTTGTTTAAATCTAAAATATCCAAATTTTTCCTTAAAAATAGTTTTAGCTTAACGCAATTTTTTAACCGCTTTTTTCAAGCTGTCTAGCAAATAATCAATATCATTTATGGAATGCGTGAAGTGCAAGCTCACTCTAAGCCATCCGGGTTTAGCGTTAAAATCGCTTGACTTTTGAGCGTTAAGATTCAATAAATCATGCCCATAAGGCCCCGCACAAGAGCAACCTGCCCGAGTTTCAATAGCGTATTCATAGCTTAAGACTCTCGCTAAATCATAAGGCGAAATCCCTCCAATATTAAAAGCCACCACCCCCACACGATGTGCTGTTAAATTCCCATAAATATTAATGGCGGGCAAATCTTTTAAGCCATGCATAAGCACTCTTAAAAGGTTGTTTTCTTTCTTATGGATAAAATCCAAACCGCATTCATCTCTCAATTGATACGCCAAAGCGCTCCTATAAAATTGCAACAACCCTGGCGTGCCAAACTCTTCCCTCAAAGGCAATTCATCAATAAATTCATGCCTTGTGTGGTTAGCGTATTTAATCACGCCCCCTGCACTAAAACTTGGGGCGATTTGAGTGTCAATCAAATCTTTAGAAATCCCCAAAAGACCGCACCCTCCAACACCCCCTAAAAGCTTATGGGGGGCATAAAAACCGGTTTGGTATTCGCAATCTTTAGGGTTAGCATGCGCGCTAAAATTCGCTAAATCCAAAGCCAAAGTGGCCTGATATTTCTTGCACAATGATGAAACTTCTTTTAAGGGCGTAAGAAGCCCCGTTACATTAGAAGCCGCGCTTATAGAAACCAAACTATCAGGAGATTTTTTTAAATGCTGCTCTAAAATTTCTAAATCCAATAAGCCATGCTCATTTAAAGGGATACGCACCACCTCACACAAACCCTCACGCCAGCTAATTTCATTAGAATGATGCTCATAAGGCCCTACAATCACACGCTTCAAAGCCATATCTTTCAAATACGGCTCTAAATTTTTCTTCGTTTTTGAAGGGATGCACACCCCTAAAATTTCTTGAAACTTCTTAATCGCTGAACTCGCCCCATACCCTGCACTCAAAACGCAATGATTTTCGCTTAAATTTAAAGAGCGTTTTAACTTTTCTTGACATTCCTTTAAAAGCATGCCCATTAAAATCGCATGTTTAGAAGCGATAGAATGAGCGTTCGCATAATAAGGCAGTAAAGATTTCACGCGCTTTTCCACTAAAGCACTCGCTAAACCTGAAGCCCCCCAGTCAAAATAAGACACCCCTTTTTTTAAAATAATACTGGATTTAACCTGCTCTAAAGGGCTTTCGTTAGGGTTGAGTAAGGGAGCGAAACTCCTATTTAAAAACGCTTGCACGAAATACCACCAACGCTTTTAATGTTTATCTCCGCTTAAGATATGAAAATGCAAATGCATCACCTCTTGCCCTGCGTTTTTACCCACATTCGTTAAAAGCTTGTAACCATTCTCTTTGATGCCCAATTTTTCCACCACTTCAAAAATAAAACTCGTCATTTGCGCCATAAGCTCTGGAGTGATGCCATTAAAATCTTGAATGCTTTTTTTAGGGATCACTAATGCATGCACTTTGGCTTTAGGGTTGATGTCATAAAAGGACAAAAAATGCTCGTTTTCTAAAATTTTAGAACAAGGGATTTCGCCCTTAATTATCTTTTCAAACACATTCATGCTCTTTTTGCTCCCTTTTAAGGTTTTTCTTTTATTAAAGTTGTATTATAGC
This region includes:
- the guaA gene encoding glutamine-hydrolyzing GMP synthase, which gives rise to MIVVLDFGSQYTQLIARRLRESGIYTEIVPFFESAENIQKKAPKGLILSGGPASVYAKDAYKPSEKIFDLNLPILGICYGMQYLVDFFGGVVAAANEQEFGKATLEIIHDSVIFKGVKAKSLVWMSHMDKVITLPKGFTTIAKSPNSPHCAIESAKVFGLQFHPEVIQSEEGGKILENFALLVCGCEKTWGMQHFAQKEIARLKEKISNAKVLCAVSGGVDSTVVATLLHRAIKDNLIAVFVDHGLLRKNEKERVQAMFKDLQIPLNTIDAKEIFLSKLKGVSEPELKRKIIGETFIEAFEKEAKKHHLKGKIEFLAQGTLYPDVIESVSVKGPSKVIKTHHNVGGLPEWMDFKLIEPLRELFKDEVRSLGKELGVSQDFLMRHPFPGPGLAVRILGEVSESKIKRLQEADFIFIEELKKANLYDKVWQAFCVLLNVHSVGVMGDNRTYENAICLRAVNASDGMTASFSFLEHSFLEKVSNRITNEVSGINRVVYDITSKPPGTIEWE
- the hpaA2 gene encoding HpaA2 protein codes for the protein MKKGSLAVVLGSLLVSGAFYTALADGMPAKQQHNNMGESVDLHFHYPIKGKQEPKNNHLVVLIDPKIEANKVIPENYQKEFEKSLFLQLSSFLERKGYSVSQYKDASEIPQDIKEKALLVLNMDGNVAILEDIVEESDALSEERVIDMSSGSLKLNFVEPKSEDIIHSFVIDVSKIKAVIERVELRRTNSGGFVPKTFVHRIKETDHDQAIRKIMNQAYHKVMVHITKELSKKHMDHYEKVSSEMKKRK
- a CDS encoding DUF3972 domain-containing protein, with the protein product MDILDLNKAQAAQQNKQEIEIKEKESQEPVVLEDLSALAWLELEEFSHLSGLPKERILELVNIGKIKSKISNNKLLIDASSGTNALIKKVENNLISMDMNGRSLEPVFVEKTINTILNLHDKVISAKDETISAFKNENMFLKDALISMQEVYEEDKKTIDVMRDELNKAREEIEFMKRKYRLMWGKVADMSSVNKK
- a CDS encoding molybdopterin guanine dinucleotide-containing S/N-oxide reductase; its protein translation is MSISRRSILKGVPVALASANPLKAVGVFEKVESIPHATHFGPFIAKVQNGVIKDIVPQKSDYNPTMMLKAMADRVYSDSRVKYPCVRKSFLENKKNHKELRGREEFVRVSWDVALELVAKKLKEIPKENIYNASYGGWGHAGSLHRCNHLARRFFNMALGGVIDTDGGYSNGAAARINPMIVGDMEVYSQQTTHEEMIKNCKVYVMWGADLFKCNRIDYFVSNHVNDSYYPKYKRAGIKFISIDPIYTETAQAFDAEWIPIRPNTDVALMLGMMYYLYTSNQYDKEFIAKYTDGFDKFLPYLLGEGDNIPKTLEWASQITGVNAEKIKELADLFVSKRTFLAGNWAMQRAQYGEQPDWALIVLASMIGQVGLSGGGFGFSMHYGGNAQASSGARIVPMISQGDNPIKSAIPASRVSEAILNPGKEIDFMGKKLQLPKIKMIYSCGANLLGHEANTNELINALRTLDCVIVHEPWWTPTAKFADIVLASTSTMERDDITFGGSYSKNVIYAMRKVIEPVYESKDDYEIFRQLALRIGGNETEQRFTESKSYMEWIKGFYEKSDGPTLKSFDQFWRDGFVEFEIPENARKFVRHAKFRQDPIANKLDTESGKIQIFSQKCADFKLADFKGHPTWFEPAEWLGSKMAETYPFHLISPHPKYRVNSQLDNTWVRNVYKIQGREPVMINELDANRLGIRHGEIVEVFNARGRLLAGAFVTKNIRQGVLSIQEGAWYDPEEMRARNPRCNAGHVNALTSSRPTSSMTQATSVNTALVNIRRLRRYELVKSYHSISTPSIIGA
- a CDS encoding aminotransferase class V-fold PLP-dependent enzyme produces the protein MQAFLNRSFAPLLNPNESPLEQVKSSIILKKGVSYFDWGASGLASALVEKRVKSLLPYYANAHSIASKHAILMGMLLKECQEKLKRSLNLSENHCVLSAGYGASSAIKKFQEILGVCIPSKTKKNLEPYLKDMALKRVIVGPYEHHSNEISWREGLCEVVRIPLNEHGLLDLEILEQHLKKSPDSLVSISAASNVTGLLTPLKEVSSLCKKYQATLALDLANFSAHANPKDCEYQTGFYAPHKLLGGVGGCGLLGISKDLIDTQIAPSFSAGGVIKYANHTRHEFIDELPLREEFGTPGLLQFYRSALAYQLRDECGLDFIHKKENNLLRVLMHGLKDLPAINIYGNLTAHRVGVVAFNIGGISPYDLARVLSYEYAIETRAGCSCAGPYGHDLLNLNAQKSSDFNAKPGWLRVSLHFTHSINDIDYLLDSLKKAVKKLR
- a CDS encoding histidine triad nucleotide-binding protein, whose translation is MNVFEKIIKGEIPCSKILENEHFLSFYDINPKAKVHALVIPKKSIQDFNGITPELMAQMTSFIFEVVEKLGIKENGYKLLTNVGKNAGQEVMHLHFHILSGDKH